A single window of Bos javanicus breed banteng chromosome 19, ARS-OSU_banteng_1.0, whole genome shotgun sequence DNA harbors:
- the LOC133232911 gene encoding CMRF35-like molecule 5, with amino-acid sequence MGGRTTCLLPALFLLVIPGSSAISGPRAVRGVERGSLTVRCRYEPGYERYVKWWCREAAWENCPFVIKTTGSEKEVKKGRVSIRDNQKDCSFTVTMEELRLDDSDTYWCGIERTGTDLGNPVEVTIGPGSIFTRPTTNANMFTAPVAPEGHLPLLGSVHFLLLVFLKVPLFLGMLGAVLWVNRPLRSSGGKPQEHQQPPCSSTFPEQKTLEQKQKAFFSGNDSGQWRLWFSRQRGPPLQESVP; translated from the exons ATGGGAGGCAGGACCACGTGTCTGCTCCCGGCTCTGTTTCTTCTTGTCATCCCAG GCTCATCTGCCATCTCGGGTCCCAGAGCAGTGAGAGGTGTGGAGCGGGGCTCACTGACTGTGCGGTGTCGATACGAACCTGGGTATGAGCGCTACGTGAAGTGGTGGTGCCGGGAGGCTGCCTGGGAAAACTGTCCCTTCGTTATTAAAACCACTGGATCAGAGAAGGAGGTGAAGAAGGGCCGAGTGTCCATCAGGGACAACCAGAAAGACTGCTCGTTCACCGTGACCATGGAGGAGCTCAGGCTGGACGATTCAGACACTTACTGGTGTGGGATTGAGAGAACTGGAACTGACCTGGGGAACCCAGTAGAAGTGACCATTGGCCCAG GGTCGATCTTCACCCGCCCCACCACCAATGCCAACATGTTCACGGCACCAGTTGCCCCTGAAGGACACCT GCCCCTGCTGGGCAGCGTCCACTTCCTGCTCCTGGTCTTCCTGAAGGTGCCCCTGTTCCTGGGCATGCTCGGTGCTGTCCTCTGGGTCAACAGGCCTCTGAGGAGCTCTGGGGGGAAGCCCCAGGAACACCAGCAGCCCCCATGCTCTTCAACATTCCCCGAGCAAAAGACCCTCGAACAGAAGCAAAAGGcatttttttcaggcaatgaCAGTGGTCAGTGGCGACTGTGGTTCTCGAGGCAGCGTGGCCCCCCGCTTCAAGAATCAGTCCCCTAG
- the LOC133231500 gene encoding CMRF35-like molecule 5: MVLVSSPKGGLVTIECHYDPGWEIYVKWGCHGENWGSCQILVKTTGSEKPVWKGQVSIRDDHRGRMPTMTVEGLRRGDTDPTGARSREPGLTWGTKSTRPSTQVGTTLLSSEALVLTRVGCRALPLSA; this comes from the coding sequence ATGGTGTTGGTGAGCAGCCCCAAAGGCGGTCTGGTGACCATCGAGTGTCACTATGACCCTGGGTGGGAGATCTACGTGAAGTGGGGGTGCCATGGAGAGAACTGGGGCTCCTGCCAGATCCTCGTGAAGACCACCGGCTCAGAGAAACCAGTGTGGAAGGGCCAAGTGTCCATCCGGGACGATCATAGGGGGCGCATGCCCACCATGACCGTGGAAGGGCTCAGGAGAGGTGACACCGACCCTACTGGTGCGCGATCCAGAGAACCGGGCCTGACCTGGGGCACCAAGTCTACTCGGCCGTCCACCCAGGTAGGAACTACCCTCCTGTCCTCCGAGGCCCTGGTACTGACCCGTGTAGGGTGCAGAGCTCTTCCTCTGTCTGCCTGA